A region from the Arthrobacter gengyunqii genome encodes:
- a CDS encoding sulfite exporter TauE/SafE family protein, whose protein sequence is MVSGLEEIQLATILLVVVAGLAAGWIDAVVGGGGLLQLPALLLIPGITPVQALATNKMGSIFGTTTSAITYYRRAHPDLKTALPMAAVALVGSFGGAALAVSLPSSVFKPIIVVALIAVAIFTALRPSVGELTKLRHTGRRHYGTAAGIGLAIGFYDGLIGPGTGSFLIIAMVTFLGYNFLAASAKAKIVNMATNLGALAFFLPNGALLWGIGLVLGFSNMIGGYIGARMAVKQGSKFIRVVFLVVVSALICKLGYDVWVENIRG, encoded by the coding sequence GTGGTCTCCGGTCTCGAGGAGATCCAGCTCGCCACCATCCTTCTTGTGGTGGTGGCGGGCCTTGCCGCCGGCTGGATTGACGCCGTCGTGGGAGGCGGGGGGCTGCTGCAGCTTCCCGCCCTGCTGCTGATCCCGGGAATCACTCCGGTGCAGGCGCTGGCCACCAACAAGATGGGCTCCATCTTCGGCACCACCACCAGCGCCATCACGTATTACCGCCGCGCCCATCCCGACTTGAAGACGGCCCTGCCCATGGCCGCCGTCGCGCTGGTCGGCAGCTTCGGGGGAGCGGCGCTGGCAGTCTCGCTGCCGTCCTCGGTGTTCAAACCGATCATTGTGGTGGCGCTGATCGCGGTGGCCATCTTCACCGCCCTGCGGCCCTCTGTCGGGGAACTGACCAAGCTTCGCCACACCGGGCGGCGGCATTACGGAACCGCGGCCGGCATCGGCCTGGCGATCGGGTTCTACGACGGGCTGATTGGCCCCGGCACGGGTTCCTTCCTGATCATCGCCATGGTCACGTTCCTGGGCTACAACTTCCTGGCGGCCAGCGCCAAGGCGAAGATCGTCAACATGGCGACCAACCTCGGGGCGCTGGCCTTCTTCCTGCCCAACGGTGCGCTGCTGTGGGGAATCGGCCTGGTCCTGGGCTTTTCCAACATGATCGGCGGTTACATCGGTGCGCGGATGGCCGTGAAGCAGGGCAGCAAGTTCATCCGCGTCGTGTTCCTGGTGGTGGTCAGTGCGCTGATCTGCAAGCTCGGCTACGACGTGTGGGTGGAGAACATCCGCGGATAG
- a CDS encoding aminoglycoside phosphotransferase family protein: MSVPVTVPAALQRQYGRSRSGRDWLLRLPLVLSEAMERWELAPDLPRGVEPWHGHGALVLPVTSPHGPAVLKAAYPHAEALTEPAALGLWSGHGAVRLYASHSDTGTLLLERLNHRRDLSDTEMDAALDVWGGLVRKLSLPVADSPAWAGVPSLAERAEQLSDELPADWEDLGRPFERSLLEAALEVCQTRGAVGRRSSNDVLVHTDLHFGNILYRDGGSGAEQGFVAIDPQAMVGEPEFAAAPMLWNRLEELDPDRPRAALRRRLARMCSAAGLDPEIARQWSVLRETANALDYVRTGQRADADRSVWVANALAA; this comes from the coding sequence ATGTCTGTTCCTGTTACCGTTCCCGCTGCGCTGCAGCGACAGTATGGCCGCTCGCGGTCCGGCCGCGATTGGCTCCTCCGGCTTCCGCTTGTGTTGTCCGAGGCAATGGAGCGCTGGGAACTGGCTCCGGACCTGCCCCGCGGGGTTGAACCGTGGCATGGACACGGGGCGCTTGTGCTGCCGGTGACATCTCCCCACGGGCCCGCCGTCCTGAAGGCCGCCTACCCGCACGCCGAGGCCCTTACCGAACCGGCCGCCCTGGGGTTGTGGTCCGGGCACGGCGCGGTGCGGCTGTACGCCAGCCATTCCGACACGGGCACACTGCTGCTGGAGAGGCTGAACCATCGGCGGGACCTGTCCGATACCGAGATGGACGCCGCTCTGGACGTTTGGGGCGGGCTGGTGCGGAAACTCTCCCTGCCGGTGGCGGACTCCCCCGCGTGGGCCGGCGTTCCGTCGCTGGCGGAACGGGCCGAGCAGCTGTCCGACGAACTGCCTGCTGACTGGGAGGATCTGGGCCGCCCGTTTGAACGGTCGCTCCTGGAGGCGGCGTTGGAGGTGTGCCAGACCCGCGGCGCCGTGGGCCGGCGCAGCAGCAATGACGTGCTGGTCCACACCGATCTGCACTTCGGAAACATTTTGTACCGCGACGGCGGATCCGGCGCGGAGCAGGGATTCGTCGCCATTGATCCGCAGGCCATGGTCGGGGAGCCGGAATTCGCGGCCGCGCCCATGCTGTGGAACCGGTTGGAAGAGCTGGACCCGGACCGGCCACGGGCAGCCCTGCGCCGGCGGCTGGCCCGGATGTGCAGCGCCGCGGGGCTGGACCCTGAGATTGCCCGGCAATGGAGCGTGCTGCGGGAGACGGCGAATGCCCTGGACTACGTCAGGACCGGGCAGCGGGCCGACGCCGACCGCTCGGTGTGGGTGGCCAACGCACTGGCGGCGTAA
- a CDS encoding DUF4439 domain-containing protein, which translates to MALSKVVKKPPSRTAPAAGRAGRATAVLGGVRRTTSLLVLAGVVLSFNLVAGNGSAEDRPASFSEIAQTDARAAAVELAGQARRLSEEISSGRSRQAPRSPGTAASASLADELNSQAEILGEQSAVLTRTGSLRRGTPPSAAPVPDSSSGPGSEPAALYVQALADSARSSMDAALRADGGTARLLASTGAAQQALALRAAQAAGLDAPPLWEPAAAAGGSNSCSDGQAGPSSPSSGAASSGVAHAGVASESNASPAAGPEDEDQPDAAGALQGAIDAEYGAAYAHEVAMARTSSAATRTALGETREDHLAAGARGVLLLPELCLPALTPAPAYSLPASFSDDPAGDLADLEAALPAVYADLAGLGTGSVRAWAVDRLAELSTELYLEDASVPASPGLDAEPEGLPRAAGTA; encoded by the coding sequence ATGGCATTATCGAAGGTAGTGAAGAAGCCCCCGTCCCGCACAGCGCCCGCGGCCGGCCGCGCCGGACGGGCGACGGCGGTCCTGGGCGGCGTGAGGCGTACCACTTCGCTGCTGGTGCTCGCAGGCGTGGTCCTCAGTTTCAACTTGGTTGCCGGCAACGGATCCGCAGAGGACCGTCCCGCCAGTTTTTCCGAGATCGCACAGACCGACGCACGTGCGGCCGCCGTTGAACTGGCCGGGCAGGCGCGCCGATTGTCCGAGGAGATCTCCTCCGGACGCTCCCGCCAAGCACCGCGCTCCCCGGGCACGGCAGCTTCGGCGTCCCTCGCTGACGAGCTCAACAGCCAGGCAGAGATCCTGGGGGAGCAATCAGCGGTGCTGACCCGCACCGGCAGCCTTCGGCGCGGCACTCCGCCCTCCGCTGCGCCGGTCCCCGATTCCAGTTCCGGACCCGGCAGTGAACCGGCCGCGCTGTACGTACAGGCTCTTGCCGATTCCGCCCGGAGCAGCATGGACGCGGCACTGCGCGCCGACGGCGGGACTGCACGGTTGCTGGCCTCCACCGGCGCAGCACAGCAGGCGCTGGCCCTGCGCGCCGCCCAAGCCGCCGGCCTGGATGCTCCCCCGCTCTGGGAACCTGCTGCAGCCGCCGGCGGGAGCAACAGCTGCTCCGACGGTCAGGCGGGACCGTCATCGCCATCGTCCGGGGCTGCTTCGTCCGGGGTGGCTCATGCTGGTGTTGCTTCTGAATCGAACGCGTCCCCGGCGGCCGGCCCGGAGGACGAGGACCAGCCCGATGCTGCCGGAGCCCTTCAAGGCGCCATCGACGCGGAATACGGAGCAGCGTACGCCCACGAAGTAGCCATGGCCCGCACTTCCTCCGCAGCCACCCGCACCGCCCTCGGGGAGACCCGGGAAGACCATCTCGCCGCCGGCGCGCGCGGCGTGCTGCTGCTGCCTGAGCTTTGCCTGCCGGCGCTCACTCCCGCGCCCGCCTACTCGCTGCCGGCGTCGTTCAGCGATGACCCTGCCGGGGACCTGGCGGATCTGGAGGCCGCCCTGCCCGCCGTGTACGCCGATCTGGCCGGGCTTGGCACGGGAAGTGTCCGGGCGTGGGCCGTTGACCGGCTGGCCGAACTGAGCACGGAGCTGTACCTGGAGGACGCCTCAGTGCCGGCTTCGCCCGGTCTCGACGCCGAGCCGGAGGGGCTGCCGCGGGCAGCCGGCACCGCCTAG
- the rimP gene encoding ribosome maturation factor RimP, with amino-acid sequence MAVRPSPKKDTSSDYRKKAMHAEITAETQRLKNFLAPTVEQQQLFLEDIEIKMAGASRTVHVIVDLPEGEAGGVSLDRISDVAHAVSEAMDADPNDDGRPYNLEVSSPGVSRPLTEPRHWRRNVGRMVSVNIVEGDDVMGRLVSVEDTGITLIPELPVKKGMKPKQGAQTTLPFSNIRKGRVEVEFAHLDDVPLDGEAGSDEETTAEEA; translated from the coding sequence ATGGCGGTTCGGCCCAGCCCCAAAAAAGACACGTCATCGGATTACCGCAAGAAGGCCATGCACGCAGAAATTACCGCTGAAACCCAGCGACTCAAGAACTTCCTTGCCCCCACGGTTGAACAGCAGCAGCTTTTCCTCGAGGACATTGAGATTAAGATGGCCGGTGCCAGCCGCACCGTGCACGTCATCGTGGATCTTCCCGAAGGGGAAGCCGGTGGCGTCAGCCTCGACCGGATTTCCGACGTCGCGCACGCGGTCTCCGAGGCCATGGACGCGGATCCCAACGACGACGGGCGACCCTACAACCTGGAGGTTTCCTCTCCCGGTGTGTCGCGGCCGCTGACCGAGCCGCGCCACTGGCGCCGCAACGTCGGACGCATGGTCAGCGTCAACATCGTGGAAGGCGACGATGTCATGGGACGCCTGGTTTCCGTTGAAGACACCGGAATCACGCTGATCCCGGAACTGCCGGTCAAAAAAGGCATGAAGCCCAAGCAGGGCGCGCAGACCACTCTGCCGTTCAGCAACATCCGCAAAGGACGCGTAGAAGTTGAATTCGCGCATCTTGACGACGTACCGCTGGACGGCGAAGCCGGCAGCGACGAAGAAACCACAGCTGAGGAGGCCTAG
- the nusA gene encoding transcription termination factor NusA yields the protein MDIDMSALRLLEREREIPLDLLIPTIEQALLVAYHKTAGAQDTARAELDRKNGHVTIWATEVDDDGQPVGEFDDTPTGFGRIAASTARQIILQRLRDVEDDAIVGEFKGREGEIVSGQIQQGNNPHMIQVNLGAVEALLPPTEQVPGEKYTHGSRLRAFVVDVRRGFKGPSITLSRSHPGLVRKLFELEVPEIADGSVEIVALAREAGHRTKIAVKGHVPGINAKGACIGEMGSRVRAVMTELHDEKIDIVDFDEDPATFIANSLSPSRVNSVTITDEDTRSARVVVPDYQLSLAIGKEGQNARLAAKLTGWRIDIVSDAKSA from the coding sequence ATGGATATTGATATGAGTGCGCTGAGGCTGCTGGAACGCGAACGGGAGATCCCCCTGGATCTGCTGATTCCGACCATCGAGCAGGCGCTTTTGGTGGCTTACCACAAGACCGCCGGAGCCCAGGACACCGCCCGCGCGGAGTTGGACCGCAAGAACGGCCACGTCACCATCTGGGCCACGGAAGTGGACGACGACGGCCAGCCCGTGGGCGAGTTTGACGACACCCCCACCGGTTTCGGCCGCATCGCGGCAAGCACCGCCCGGCAGATCATCCTGCAGCGGCTGCGCGACGTCGAAGACGACGCCATTGTGGGCGAGTTCAAGGGCCGCGAAGGGGAAATTGTCTCCGGGCAGATCCAGCAGGGCAACAACCCGCATATGATTCAGGTCAACCTGGGCGCCGTCGAGGCGCTGCTGCCTCCCACCGAGCAGGTGCCCGGCGAGAAGTACACCCACGGTTCCCGGCTGCGCGCCTTCGTCGTCGATGTGCGCCGCGGTTTCAAAGGCCCGTCCATCACGCTCTCCCGCTCCCATCCGGGTCTGGTGCGCAAGCTCTTTGAGCTGGAGGTGCCCGAGATCGCCGACGGCAGCGTTGAGATTGTGGCGCTGGCCCGCGAAGCCGGCCATCGCACCAAAATCGCCGTCAAGGGACACGTCCCGGGCATCAATGCCAAGGGCGCGTGCATCGGCGAGATGGGTTCGCGCGTCCGCGCGGTCATGACCGAACTGCATGACGAGAAGATCGACATCGTGGACTTCGACGAGGATCCGGCGACGTTCATCGCCAACTCCCTCTCGCCGTCGCGCGTGAACTCCGTCACCATCACCGACGAGGACACCCGTTCGGCCCGCGTTGTGGTTCCCGACTACCAGCTTTCACTGGCGATCGGCAAGGAAGGTCAGAACGCCCGCCTGGCAGCAAAGCTGACCGGCTGGCGAATTGACATCGTTTCCGACGCCAAGAGCGCCTAA
- a CDS encoding YlxR family protein: MDEAGSPSAFFLSPAASGAAAHVPIRTCIGCRKTDDQAVLMRLAAVGTDGRIAIRVDERRRMSGRGAWVHRGTACFAAALRRHAFHRAFRGPVETADAEAWFKALEDAPTGSGLETVQPESGSEI, translated from the coding sequence ATGGACGAGGCCGGGTCACCGTCCGCTTTCTTTTTGTCCCCTGCAGCCTCAGGCGCTGCAGCGCACGTCCCGATAAGGACATGCATAGGGTGCAGGAAAACGGATGACCAGGCTGTATTGATGCGGCTGGCAGCAGTTGGCACGGACGGCAGGATTGCCATCCGGGTTGACGAACGCCGCCGTATGTCTGGCCGCGGGGCCTGGGTGCACCGCGGGACAGCATGCTTTGCAGCAGCGCTTCGGCGACATGCGTTTCACCGGGCCTTTCGGGGGCCGGTTGAGACCGCAGACGCGGAAGCTTGGTTCAAGGCTCTTGAGGACGCTCCGACCGGGAGCGGACTCGAAACCGTCCAACCTGAAAGCGGGTCAGAAATCTGA
- the infB gene encoding translation initiation factor IF-2 gives MAKVRVHELAKELGITSKDAVAKLQELGEFVRSASSTIEAPVVKKLRGAFPASASKPESKPAEKAGTPGPRPSAAPAAPAQAAPSPASPASAPAAPAPAEAAAPAAPTPEAAAPAAAPEASAPAAETTAAPSSGVKPGARPGPKAPEADKPAASAESGSRSSAPRPGAPRPAARPGNNPFATSQGMPRPRGRGENDRGTGAPRPGNNPFAPSQGMPRPGRRDENTERPAAAGAGGPRPAAGSGGPRPGAPRPGAPRPGAPRPASARPVGPGGARPTPGMMPNRTERPAAPARGGAGGGPRRGPGGAPGGAPGAGGGAPVGGGFGKGGRGRGGTAGAFGKGGAGRGKQRKSKRAKRQELEQMSAPSLGGVSVPRGDGNTVVRLRRGASITDFADKIEANPAALVTVLFHLGEMATATQSLDEETFGVLGSELGYKIQVVSPEDEERELLSTFDIDFDAELEAEGDDQLEARPPVVTIMGHVDHGKTRLLDAIRNTKVVEGEAGGITQHIGAYQIQFDHEGATRPITFIDTPGHEAFTAMRARGAKVTDIAVLVVAADDGVMPQTIEALNHAQAANVPIVVAVNKIDKEGANPEKVRGQLTEYGLVPEEYGGDTMFVEVSARQNLNIDALLEAVLLTADAALDMRANPNKDARGIAIEANLDKGRGAVATVLVQSGTLKVGDTIVAGTAHGRVRAMFNENGETVTEAGPSRPVQVLGLSNVPRAGDTFFVTDDERTARQIAEKREAADRNAALAKRRKRISLEDFDQAVADGKVDTLNLILKGDVSGAVEALEDSLLKIDVGEGVQLRVIHRGVGAITQNDVNLATVDNAVIIGFNVKPAERVADLAEREGVDMRFYSVIYAAIDDIELALKGMLKPEYEEVQLGTAEVREVFRSSKFGNIAGSIVRSGVIRRNAKARVTRDGKVIGDNLTVESLKRFKDDATEVRTDFECGIGLGSFNDVNEGDIIETFEMREKPRV, from the coding sequence GTGGCCAAGGTCCGCGTACACGAGCTCGCCAAAGAGCTCGGCATCACCTCGAAGGACGCAGTTGCAAAACTGCAGGAACTGGGCGAATTCGTCCGTTCCGCCTCATCAACGATTGAGGCACCCGTAGTCAAGAAGCTTCGCGGCGCCTTCCCGGCGTCCGCATCAAAGCCCGAATCCAAGCCGGCTGAGAAGGCCGGAACACCCGGCCCCCGCCCGTCGGCAGCACCCGCTGCCCCGGCGCAGGCAGCCCCCAGCCCGGCGTCGCCGGCTTCGGCACCTGCAGCACCCGCACCGGCAGAAGCAGCTGCTCCGGCAGCGCCGACGCCGGAGGCCGCAGCTCCCGCCGCCGCCCCGGAGGCTTCGGCCCCCGCAGCGGAAACCACTGCTGCTCCGTCGTCGGGCGTCAAGCCCGGTGCGCGTCCGGGCCCCAAGGCTCCGGAGGCTGACAAGCCTGCTGCTTCCGCCGAAAGCGGCAGCCGCAGCAGTGCACCCCGTCCGGGTGCTCCGCGTCCGGCGGCACGACCGGGCAACAACCCGTTTGCAACTTCCCAGGGTATGCCGCGCCCCCGTGGCCGCGGCGAGAACGACCGCGGAACGGGCGCACCGCGTCCGGGCAACAACCCGTTCGCTCCTTCACAGGGCATGCCCCGTCCGGGCCGCCGTGACGAGAACACCGAGCGTCCCGCAGCAGCGGGCGCCGGCGGTCCCCGTCCGGCAGCCGGCTCCGGAGGCCCGCGTCCGGGCGCACCGCGTCCGGGTGCACCCCGTCCGGGCGCCCCGCGTCCGGCTTCGGCACGTCCCGTCGGTCCCGGCGGAGCACGTCCGACTCCGGGCATGATGCCTAACCGCACTGAGCGTCCGGCAGCGCCGGCACGCGGCGGTGCCGGTGGCGGCCCCCGCAGGGGTCCGGGCGGCGCTCCGGGTGGAGCTCCCGGTGCAGGCGGCGGCGCACCCGTCGGCGGCGGCTTCGGCAAGGGCGGCCGCGGACGCGGCGGCACTGCCGGTGCTTTCGGCAAGGGCGGCGCAGGACGCGGCAAGCAGCGCAAGTCGAAGCGGGCAAAGCGGCAGGAACTGGAGCAGATGTCAGCTCCGTCGCTGGGTGGCGTTTCAGTACCCCGCGGCGACGGCAACACTGTTGTCCGTCTGCGCCGCGGCGCGTCCATCACGGACTTCGCTGACAAGATTGAGGCCAACCCGGCAGCACTCGTGACCGTTCTGTTCCACCTCGGTGAAATGGCAACGGCCACGCAGTCCCTGGACGAGGAGACCTTCGGTGTCCTGGGTTCGGAACTGGGTTACAAGATCCAGGTTGTCTCGCCGGAAGACGAAGAGCGCGAACTGCTGAGCACGTTCGACATCGACTTCGATGCCGAGCTGGAAGCGGAAGGCGACGACCAGCTGGAGGCACGTCCTCCGGTAGTCACCATCATGGGTCACGTTGACCACGGTAAGACGCGCCTGCTGGATGCCATCCGCAACACCAAGGTGGTTGAAGGCGAAGCCGGCGGCATCACCCAGCACATCGGTGCCTACCAGATCCAGTTCGATCACGAGGGCGCCACGCGTCCGATCACTTTCATTGACACCCCGGGCCACGAGGCGTTCACCGCCATGCGTGCACGTGGTGCCAAGGTGACCGACATCGCCGTCCTGGTTGTCGCAGCCGATGACGGCGTCATGCCGCAGACGATTGAAGCACTCAACCACGCCCAGGCAGCAAATGTGCCGATCGTGGTCGCAGTGAACAAGATCGACAAGGAAGGCGCCAACCCGGAGAAGGTCCGCGGTCAGCTCACCGAATACGGTCTGGTTCCCGAGGAATACGGTGGCGACACCATGTTCGTTGAGGTCTCTGCCCGCCAGAACCTCAACATTGACGCCCTGCTTGAGGCCGTGCTGCTCACCGCAGACGCAGCCTTGGACATGCGCGCCAACCCGAACAAGGACGCCCGCGGTATCGCGATCGAAGCCAACCTGGACAAGGGCCGCGGTGCAGTTGCCACCGTTCTGGTCCAGTCCGGAACGCTGAAGGTCGGCGACACGATCGTTGCCGGAACGGCCCACGGCCGCGTCCGCGCCATGTTCAACGAGAACGGCGAGACCGTCACCGAGGCTGGACCTTCCCGTCCGGTCCAGGTGCTGGGTCTGTCCAACGTTCCCCGCGCCGGCGACACGTTCTTCGTTACTGACGACGAGCGCACCGCCCGCCAGATCGCTGAGAAGCGTGAAGCCGCGGACCGCAACGCGGCCCTGGCCAAGCGCCGCAAGCGCATCAGCCTCGAGGACTTCGACCAGGCTGTCGCTGACGGCAAGGTGGACACCCTTAACCTCATCCTCAAGGGTGACGTTTCCGGTGCCGTGGAAGCCCTGGAAGACTCGCTGCTCAAGATCGACGTTGGCGAAGGCGTGCAGCTGCGCGTCATCCACCGCGGCGTCGGTGCCATCACGCAGAACGACGTCAACCTGGCGACGGTGGACAACGCCGTCATCATCGGCTTCAACGTCAAGCCGGCCGAGCGCGTTGCCGACCTGGCAGAGCGCGAAGGCGTGGACATGCGCTTCTACTCCGTCATCTACGCAGCAATCGATGACATTGAGCTTGCACTCAAGGGCATGCTCAAGCCCGAGTACGAAGAAGTCCAGCTCGGCACCGCCGAGGTCCGCGAAGTCTTCCGTTCCTCCAAGTTCGGAAACATCGCCGGCTCGATCGTCCGCTCCGGTGTTATCCGCCGCAACGCCAAGGCACGGGTCACCCGTGACGGCAAGGTCATCGGTGACAACCTCACCGTTGAGTCGCTCAAGCGGTTCAAGGACGACGCCACCGAGGTCCGCACGGACTTCGAATGTGGTATCGGTCTGGGCTCGTTCAACGACGTCAACGAAGGCGACATCATCGAAACCTTCGAGATGCGCGAGAAGCCGCGCGTCTAG
- the rbfA gene encoding 30S ribosome-binding factor RbfA: MADPARAAKLADRIKVVVAQALERRIKDPRLGFVTLTDARVTNDLQHATLYYTVFGDEAQQADTKAALESARGVLRAEVGKNITVRLTPTLEFVPDEIPVNASHLEELIRAAKARDAELEALKKGATYAGDADPYRKDEDFDEEDDDAEDEDTPAAGSDAK, from the coding sequence ATGGCAGATCCAGCACGCGCTGCAAAGCTCGCTGACCGAATCAAGGTTGTAGTTGCCCAGGCGCTGGAACGGCGGATCAAGGATCCCCGGCTGGGGTTTGTGACCCTCACCGACGCCCGCGTCACCAATGACCTGCAGCATGCAACTTTGTACTACACCGTCTTCGGTGACGAAGCGCAGCAGGCAGACACCAAGGCAGCCCTGGAGTCCGCCCGCGGCGTCCTGCGCGCCGAGGTTGGCAAGAACATCACCGTGCGCCTGACGCCCACGCTGGAATTCGTCCCCGACGAGATTCCCGTGAATGCCAGCCACCTGGAAGAACTGATCCGGGCTGCCAAGGCACGCGACGCAGAGCTCGAAGCCCTCAAGAAGGGCGCCACCTACGCCGGTGACGCCGACCCGTACCGCAAGGACGAGGACTTCGATGAGGAAGACGACGACGCCGAAGATGAGGACACTCCTGCGGCAGGTTCCGACGCTAAATAG
- a CDS encoding ScyD/ScyE family protein, whose product MKKSSPALASLAAIAALGLAASPASAGGWHPDPPDSGSATPVAGEVTTLAEGLLSPLSFAVGRRGTLDVAQDFAGLLTRITPDGATEILDSAAPGSGYSVGAVSKSSTRLGTTFYTMVVGAATNDPAQNMSVLKSIDRNGTIRTIGDIAGYEFSENPDSVNQYGFDNLDPACAAQIPADGPPVSYTGLKDSNPYASLPARRGVIVADAGMNALIRVDRNGGISTVAVLPPIPLAVTAEIAGGFGLPSCTVGLTYNLEPVPTDVERGPDGYLYVTSLPGGGGLDNGSVFRVNERTGETELVATGFAGATGLAVNDDGDIFVAELFSGRISVVPAGSDTPELFYAVNEPGALELHDGALYASTDVLPPGGVQEPDAEEPPVTEPPVEPAPPDGRIIRIEFEDNDDDCSGGRWGHHGHHGSDSDFLGEEQEDQ is encoded by the coding sequence GTGAAGAAATCATCACCCGCCCTTGCTTCCCTGGCCGCAATAGCGGCCCTTGGACTCGCCGCCTCGCCGGCTTCCGCCGGCGGATGGCACCCCGATCCGCCGGATTCCGGTTCGGCTACTCCTGTCGCCGGAGAAGTCACGACCCTCGCCGAAGGACTGCTCTCACCCCTGAGCTTCGCCGTTGGCCGCAGGGGAACCCTGGACGTAGCCCAGGACTTCGCCGGACTGCTTACCCGAATCACGCCTGACGGCGCCACCGAAATCCTTGACAGCGCGGCTCCCGGCTCCGGCTACTCTGTCGGGGCGGTATCGAAGTCATCAACGAGGCTCGGCACAACGTTTTACACCATGGTCGTCGGCGCCGCCACGAACGATCCTGCACAGAACATGTCAGTCCTGAAGTCGATAGACCGGAACGGCACCATTAGGACCATCGGAGACATCGCCGGCTATGAATTCTCGGAGAATCCGGACAGCGTCAACCAGTACGGATTCGACAACCTCGATCCGGCGTGCGCCGCCCAAATACCCGCTGATGGTCCGCCGGTGTCCTACACGGGGCTGAAGGATTCCAACCCCTACGCTTCTCTCCCGGCGCGCCGCGGAGTGATCGTTGCCGACGCCGGAATGAACGCCCTGATTCGTGTGGACCGTAACGGCGGCATCTCCACTGTCGCCGTGCTGCCCCCGATTCCCCTTGCAGTCACCGCTGAGATAGCGGGGGGCTTTGGCCTGCCGTCGTGCACCGTGGGACTCACCTACAACCTGGAACCGGTACCGACCGACGTCGAACGAGGTCCCGACGGCTACCTGTACGTGACGTCGCTCCCGGGCGGTGGCGGGCTGGACAACGGATCGGTGTTCAGGGTGAACGAACGCACCGGCGAGACAGAACTCGTAGCCACCGGATTCGCCGGAGCGACAGGTCTGGCAGTGAACGACGACGGCGATATCTTCGTGGCCGAACTGTTCAGCGGCCGGATCTCGGTGGTGCCCGCCGGATCCGATACTCCGGAACTCTTCTACGCAGTGAACGAGCCCGGCGCCCTGGAGCTTCACGACGGCGCGCTGTACGCCTCGACTGATGTGCTCCCTCCCGGCGGAGTGCAGGAACCAGACGCTGAGGAGCCGCCGGTAACAGAGCCTCCGGTTGAGCCGGCTCCGCCGGACGGGCGCATTATCCGCATTGAGTTCGAAGACAACGACGACGACTGCAGCGGCGGCCGGTGGGGCCACCACGGCCACCATGGGTCGGACTCGGACTTCCTGGGCGAGGAGCAGGAAGACCAGTAG